One genomic segment of archaeon BMS3Bbin15 includes these proteins:
- a CDS encoding cytochrome C and Quinol oxidase polypeptide I has translation MRKLLRLLPVRFFVASLVYLTLGVVFGALDALGYGNFKSVHAHLIAGAFFTLVIMGSMYQLIPTIIGTEIRYKRLAEIQFILVNIAFISLAYSFLIEYSFLKVAGFIAFVSFLIFAIEIYATTLNVKNFYKLSLAIWFFLAAVAYLIIGSAYALTGALGITGFNILEHAHILTIGFIAMTTFGGFYELFPMLALKKLYSRRLGEIHFFIANIAAIGMFLSFSQKGSLFIFSSIVFLLGFYLFAFNIAKTYLSKVNTPAPETDISARFMAYALIFGVAGVTAGLSSALTGFPGSFTHVHYILAGWVGLTMVGAMYHIVPMLTWIQKYSSKAGKEKVPLINELYNKQLAKAIFITMNISLALFGLRSFLPALNLFSVPLAAAFLAFAVEMVLILKR, from the coding sequence ATGAGAAAACTGCTCAGACTATTGCCAGTAAGATTTTTTGTGGCATCACTGGTTTATCTTACATTAGGGGTGGTGTTTGGCGCCCTTGATGCTCTGGGCTATGGGAACTTTAAATCCGTCCACGCTCATCTTATCGCTGGAGCCTTCTTCACCCTTGTAATAATGGGCTCAATGTATCAACTCATTCCAACAATTATAGGAACTGAAATCAGGTACAAAAGGCTTGCAGAAATTCAGTTTATCCTTGTAAATATAGCATTTATCTCTCTTGCTTATTCCTTCCTTATTGAATACAGCTTTCTTAAAGTGGCAGGTTTTATAGCTTTTGTCTCTTTCCTTATATTTGCCATTGAAATATATGCAACTACACTGAATGTTAAAAATTTCTATAAACTCAGCCTTGCAATATGGTTTTTCCTGGCTGCAGTAGCTTATCTTATAATCGGCTCCGCCTATGCTTTAACAGGAGCTCTTGGAATAACAGGCTTTAATATTTTAGAGCATGCCCACATTCTAACAATTGGTTTTATTGCAATGACAACCTTTGGAGGGTTCTATGAGTTATTCCCCATGCTTGCTTTGAAGAAACTCTACAGCCGCAGACTCGGTGAGATTCACTTCTTTATAGCAAACATAGCAGCAATTGGAATGTTTCTGAGCTTCTCCCAGAAAGGAAGCCTCTTTATATTTTCCTCAATTGTCTTCCTTTTAGGCTTCTATCTCTTTGCCTTTAATATTGCAAAAACATATCTCAGCAAAGTAAATACGCCTGCACCTGAAACAGATATAAGCGCAAGATTTATGGCATACGCTCTTATCTTTGGAGTGGCAGGAGTTACTGCAGGCTTGAGCTCTGCTCTTACCGGTTTTCCGGGAAGCTTTACCCATGTACATTACATTCTTGCAGGCTGGGTTGGTTTAACTATGGTCGGGGCCATGTACCATATTGTACCAATGCTTACATGGATTCAAAAATACAGCTCGAAGGCAGGAAAAGAAAAGGTACCTCTCATCAATGAACTCTACAATAAACAGCTTGCAAAAGCAATTTTTATAACTATGAATATCTCACTTGCTTTATTTGGTCTCAGAAGTTTTCTGCCTGCACTCAATCTATTTTCAGTCCCTCTTGCTGCTGCCTTCCTCGCCTTTGCTGTTGAAATGGTGCTCATACTTAAAAGATAG